Below is a window of Phalacrocorax aristotelis chromosome 34, bGulAri2.1, whole genome shotgun sequence DNA.
CGCGGCCTGGGCTCGGCCCGCCTCAccccacacacccaccccccccccccccgcgtcCCGTCCTTCCTCAGAGCCGCGCCGCTGCTGCCCGCCTCACTAACCGCTCATTACCCGGTAATTAATTAATCAGCGCATTAATCAATTAAGGTCTTGTCGCCTTTATTTGGTttttgctggggctggggggagggcaggagggggccGGAGCTCCCCTCCTGGAGCCGGCGGAGAGGGGGGCTCAGTCGTCCCACTCGTcgtcgtcctcctcctcctcgccgtCCTCGCCCTCGTCTGCGCGGAAAGGGGGAGTCagggggggcggccgggggcgcCCCTCCGAATgtggggcggccgggggggggcGCTCACCGGAGGAGTGGATGACTTTGCTGCGTTTCTGCATGACGTCCATGAGGgcccccaccagcccccccgCGCtctggccgccgccgccctcggGGACCTCGGGGGTCTGGGGAGGGGAACGCACACAGGGTcgcgggggcggtgggggtgTCAGAGCAGCCCCACGGCACCCCCCACCTCGCggcacccaccccccccccccccccgcaccccgaCTGACCTTGTTGAGGGTCACGCCCTGGCGGATCTGGTCCAGCAGcgccccccgggccggggggggcgcggggggaggagcggcgctgccgccgccaccggggggaggcgggggtgggggcggtgggggagggggcggggcggtGGTGGCGGCCCccggaggggcggggccgcgggaggggggcggggcgagggggcgggagggcgggggcggtggagggggggcggggtggggcgggggacccgcgggaggtggaggagggggCAGCGGCCCCGAGCGGCTGCGGGGGGCCCGGCAGGGGGTGGCGGGGtgcccccccggcccggcgggggagggggtcctgcggggggaggggggagagagagagaggagttAAATAGTGCCTTAATGCCCCTCTGCCCCCCGGGGGTGTCagtggcacccatgggtgctggagGGGGGCGGGGGTCTCACCCTGCCGGCGCATCTCCTCCCGCACGGCCTGCAGCCCCCCCTGGCCCTGGATGAA
It encodes the following:
- the WAS gene encoding LOW QUALITY PROTEIN: actin nucleation-promoting factor WAS (The sequence of the model RefSeq protein was modified relative to this genomic sequence to represent the inferred CDS: inserted 1 base in 1 codon), producing the protein GAAVWGTQVAALDPALRALFARAGISEAQLADAETSRIIHDFIQGQGGLQAVREEMRRQGPPPPPGRGGTPPPPAGPPAXRSGPLPPPPPPAGPPPHPAPPPPPPPSRPLAPPPSRGPAPPGAATTAPPPPPPPPPPPPPGGGGSAAPPPAPPPARGALLDQIRQGVTLNKTPEVPEGGGGQSAGGLVGALMDVMQKRSKVIHSSDEGEDGEEEEDDDEWDD